TTTAAAAAGCGATTTAGGTTTAAAAAATATTCACCTGAGCTATTCTGGTAGAGGGTACCACATACGTGTTCTCGACGAGTCTGTTATGGAAATGGACAGTGATGTGAGGTCTCAAGTTTTAAAATACGTTGTGGGGGCAGATGTTCCTAATGATAAGTACGAAAATAGAGGCCAAATTTATACCCTCAGGCCTTATTCTATTCCTTTTGGATATCCAAAGGTATTTACAGACAGGATCAAATATTCAATACTTCATTTAACTAAAGACTCTAAAATTGAGGGCATCAGCAAAAACCTGCTCAATAAAACCCTTGAAAATAGAAAATTTATAGAAGAAAATCAATGGGGTGATTTTTTAAATAAACTAGACCCTAATCACCCAAAAACAGGTGCTAGAAATTATAATAAACTTATAAATAGTATAGCATCATTGAACATGAGTTTAGTCGATGGAAAAGTTTCAATTGACCTCAAAAGGATCCTTAGACTCCCTTCATCTTTGCATTCTAAGGTTAGTATGAGATGTACCGAAGTTAAAAATATTGATACTTTTGACCCGTTTAAGGACGCCGTTCCTAAATTTGTGTGGGAAAGAAAGGATTGAACTATCTCCACAAGTACACATTTTTATTTAAATACTCATAAAAGAACAGCAGCATATCTTCACTGCACTTGTCAGACCCCATAAATTCCAAAATATCCACTAGTTCATATTTCTTTAAAATTTCAGCTTTGATATGTTTCCCAAATTTAAGAAATCCTATCTTGTTTTCAACTAAAATATTATCAAGGAATGGTTTAACCTCTTTATATTTCCTTTCAACCTCTGCAACCCACCGATTTTCTTCCACATATGCCTTGTTTCCATACTTTTCCATAAACTTAACTTGGTGACCCTTTGACCATACGAAAGGACCTAAATGTTTTTTAATCCTCGGAAGTTTCCATATTTCCATTTCAATGAGTATTATAACGTTTTGAGATTCATCGGTCCATGAATCTGCATTAAATACTTTGAAATCTTCCCTTTCTAAAACTCCATTTAAGGAATTTTCAGTCTTTTTAATTTGAGGATAAAGGGCATCAGCAGGGATTTCAGGCGGCTTAAACCTGATTAAAAATGTTTTAGTTTCCCTGCTTTCAAATTCAGTTTTTATTTCACTTTTACTTAGATCTATCTCTTTATCAAAGAAATATTCTTCTTTTGGATTACTCAAGAAATTTCGTGATGCAACAATAAATTCAGACATCTTTTGAAGCTTTAAAGCTGCCGCAACATTCCTGTTTTTATCAGTCGGGTCAATAACTACAAGTGGTTCGCTGAAAAGCTCACCAGTTCCATAATCTTCAATATCTATTTTATAATTAGGTCTCCATTCACTGCTTGCAGCATTTAAGACATTTAAAAACGATCCATAATGGATAATAAGTAGTTCACACAGGTATCCTGAAAATCCGCCGACTTTGAATTCTGCGCCGTATGTATGGATGGACCCCATGAATTTTTTAAGAAGGAGGACTTCACCTTTCTGTTTTTCTCCCAAATTTGCAAGCACGTATTCTGTGTGCAGTATAGTCCTGTCCACTGCTGATTTAAGCTCTTCAGCATTTTTAATAATGTAACAAGGCACAAAATCTATTTCAAACCCTTCAATAAATCCAGTAATATATGGATGAGAAGCATATCTTAATTCATGGTCACCATGCATCTCCTTGATACATTTATCTCCTAATTTCAATCCATATTTTTTTAAATCATCTTCTGAAGTACTTAAAGGGAATTTCATGAAAATATCAACATCAGCTTTTCCAGAAAGCCATGTACCTTTTGCTACCGAACCTACAAGTGTTGCTTCTGCATTAATGTTATTTTCTCTTGCAATTTTGTTTATAATATCAATCAGTTTATCTGATAACAGCTTTACTTTTTCATTTTCTTCTTGTGTAGGTTTTATTACCTTCAGTATGTTGTTAAAATCGATATTTTCCAAGATATTCACCAGGTTAATTAAATAATTAAAATAAAAAGGACTTCTGAATTGATCTTTTAATTTAAAGAACAAATTCGTTTACAGTGGTATATACTGGTCCATCACGCTTGAGCACGCTTTCTTTAAGTAGGAGTTTTTCAATTTTCATTTTTCCAATTTCTATATCTTTCAGCTCATCAATCTTAGATAAAAGGGCGTCTTTATTTTTAGCGCCTCTAACCCGTCCCATTGTAAGGTGAGGTACGTAGCTTCTCTCTTTTTTAAATCCCATTTTCTGGAAATCTTCATCCATTGCCATCTGTAGCCTTGAAAAAGGACCTGCATCTTCCACCCCAAGCCAAACTACCCTTATATATCTTGGATTTGGAAATAAACCAACACCATTAATAGAAATTTCAAATGGAGAATAACTCTGCACTTTAGCTTCCACTGCACTTACAATCTCTTCAGACTTCTCATCATCTATTTCACCAAAAAATTTGAAGGTAAAATGCAGATTATGAGGTTCTACAAACTTTACTGGCGCATCAGCTTCCTTTAATTGTTTTTGTACTTCAGCTATTTTATCTTTAAGTTCTTCATCAATTTCTGCAGCTAAAAATGCCCTCATAAAAATCACCTTTCCGCAAGAGCAACTATCCTGTCAAGACTCTCTTGAGGAGTTTCTACTGTGTTCAGCATGTATACATCATTTTGTGTAAATAATTCCTTAAAAAAGTTCACCCTTAAATTAAATTTCCTCGCATCTCTTATCATCTGGTGAGGGTTACAAAAATCCTGATTTATCATGTAATCCAATGCTTCATCAGGATTTAACTGCCTGAATGGTTGATTTTTCTCATCCCTCTCCAGGAGTACCATCGTTTTAAGTGTTGAAGTTTCTCGAATACGCCCATCGAATAATGTACTCACATCCGCGATTCCTCTACATTTTACATCAAGTTTAACCCTTTTAACTTCCTCTGCAAAAGTTTTCCAGACATCTGCCAGATCATCACGGATATAGGAATTTTTTTCTGAAGAATAAATCACTGCAGCATTGCTGAACAAACGGGTGAAGAACCAGTCATCTGAAATGTAGTTGCAGTTTTCATTCTGCAGCAGTCCATAGGTCAAAGTTGTTTTTCCAGTTCCGGGAGGTCCAATTATTGCAATAGCATGTCCCATATAGTCCACAGCAGAACCATGAACAGAATATCTTCTGTGTATTGAATGATAATCTTCAAAAAAATCTGATATTACGGCAAGTGCTATACTTTTAATCCAGCCGTAGTAATCACAGTTTCTCACTATGGCTACTTTGGCAGTTGGATCGTACATTACCTGCAGATCTCCACCATCTTCTATGGAAAATATCTTTGCATGGGGCCGCACATCTTCATTCATAAACCTGAAATTGTCTTCCCATTCATCTTTAAAGCTTTCATTATCAGTCAAAAGCTTTACGCATGCTCCATGAATATTTGCTTTTCTTTCAAACCTTATTTCACTGGCCAGTTCATCAGCCAGCCTATCTTTTGCCTCAGGAGTAATTAATTCAACTTCATAATCCGACATTTTATTCCTCCCCTAATCATAAATTTTTTTCATTTAACTATGCAAAAATTTAATGGATTTTAAAAAAAGGAATTCGATGTCTATTTAAGCTTAGAAAGGGATAATCTTGAGTTTTATCCCCTATTATCTAAGCGCTGTCTATTTTTCAATTATGGTCTCTTCAATGGACATTCCAAAGTGTCTTGCGCCTTTATCTAAATAAACCATAACTTTATCGCCTGATTTAATATCTGCAACTGATACTGGTTCTCCTTCTTCGTTTACAAGCCTTATGGTTTCAGCATTTTGAAGCAGTGTCCTTATTTTAACATCTTCATATTCTGCTTCAATAAGCATTAAAGGCCGTTTTTCAATTTTAACCCTACCAACAACAGCAGTTTTAGTGTTACCTTCTTTATCTACAGTTAAAACTTCATCTCCAGTTTCAATTTCTGAAAGGTATCTGGTTCTATTGTTGGGAGTCATCACGTATGCGTGTACTGGACCTGCATTTACCCTAAACGGACGTGAAGCTACATATTCACTTTCCATTGATTCACTGTGCACAAGGAACAATCCCCTGGAATAAGATCCAATGAGCATTCCTTCCCCAATTGACATCATGGAACTGGTATCAACACAGACCCTATCCCCAGAACCTACAGGTTTTACAAGGGTCACTGTAGCGGGCACGAGGTTGTAATGTTCAGATTCAATCCTTTCAATTAACGATGCAACTTTTTTAATTTGAGATATATCTGAAGTATAGAGCAGTACTCCATCTGTACCATGCTCTAATGTTTCAAGAGCAAGTCTTGCTTCCTCATAATCAGGTACAGCTGCAATTATTTTAACATTTTCCCTTTGCAAGTCTGCTATAATGTTTTCTAAAGGAATGATTTTCCAATCTTTTCCTACAAGGATCACATAATCTGCAGTTCTTCCAGCTTCAGATGCGAGTTCTTCAAGTCTTTTGCTTGTAATTTCAATATATGCTGCAACTGTTTTCCCTTTACTTTTCAATTCACCTATAGCTGCCAAATCTTTTGATTCAGATAAACTATCTGGAAGTGGGATAGTGCCGTCCCCTTCACCTTTTCTACCTACCAGGACTATATCAGCTTCTTTGTTGTCTGAAACTATCTTGATGTTTCCCAATTTCTTTATGCTTTCAACGTCATCAAAGTCAACAACGTGGTTTATCCCGGACTCCAGTGCTGTGGTAATGATACCTTTCTTTTCGTCCCAGCTGGGGTATTCTGCCATGATCCATGCAAATTTCATAAATAAACCATCCGTAATCTTAAAATTTAATTTCTATTTACCTTCAATTATTTTCAGGGCCTCTTCAACTTCCATGTTGTTGTGAACAATTTCTGCAATAGCCCTTGTAGTTTTTCTAGGTGATTCTGCCTGGAACACATTTCTTCCAATTGCAACACCTGCTCCACCTACATTTACAGAATCTTTCACCATTTGAAGGAGCTGTTCGTTTGTTTCAACTTTAGGTCCTCCAGCTATTACCACAGGGACAGGACATCCGCCGACAACTTCCCTGAAGGTATCTGGGTTTCCAGTATAATTTGTTTTTATTATATCTGCTCCAAGTTCTGCTCCAGCTCTTGCTGCAAGTTTTACAACATCGACATCGTGTTCGCTGTCGATTTTTTCTCCCCTTGGGTACATCATAGCAATAAGAGGCATTCCCCATTCATCACAAATTTCAGAGGTTATTCCAAGTGTTTCGAGCATTTCTGGTTCCATATCAGATCCCACATTTACATGGACAGATACAGCATCAGCACCTATTTTTAAGGCTTTTTCAACTGTTGTGACCAGTACTTTATGATCTGGGTCAGGGCTTAATGAAGTACTGGCTGATAAATGGATTATAAGACCAATATCACGTCCGTATCCCCTGTGACCAGTTCCAACCATTCCTTTATGCATTAAAACAGCATTTGCTCCCCCGCTTGCAACTTCGTCAATGGTTTCACACATGTTGCCGATACCTGCCACCGGCCCTATGGAAACACCGTGGTCCATGGGCACTATTACCGTTCTTCCTGTCTTTCTGTTTATTATTCTCTCAATTCTAATCTTTTTACCAATCATTAGATGTCCTCCTACTTAATTTTAGATGACCAGAGTGTAAATTCTTTTAACCTTGGCGGGACACCATCTTTACCGGATGATTCCAACCAACCATGTTCAGATTTTATCATTTCTTCTGTTTTTGATGAATGTATGAAGTCAAGAAGACCTCTATTTCTTATTATGGTATCTCGAGGTTTTAAACTTGATGACCATATGAAAAAGACCTTGAAAGTTGTGTCAGGGTGGTAACCCCCTCCAAGGTCTACAGACAGCACATCACACGTTTTGATCTTTTTTATAACATATTCAAGTGTTTCGTGAAGCCTCACATCAGCTTTTTTAAACTCTACGTTTTTATACTCGTTGCACAGCTTTCCCATGCTTTCTACAGATTCAGGACTGTTGTCCAGGGCAAAAATCTTGCCTTCTGGCGCGAGTTCAGAGAGAATTTTGGTGGAATTTCCAACATGGCACCCGAGTTCCACCACAACATCGTCTGCTTTTATAATATCTTTCAAAGCTTCCCTATAAACTTTAATATCATACACTACTTTTATCATAAAATTCACTGATTACTCTTTACTGTTTATTAATATCTTTTAACAGTCCATGTTATGTTTTATCTATGTATAATGCACTATAAACTATTAATTAATTCTGTAAATTTACTGATTACTCTTTAATGTTAATTAATACCTTCAAATTATCCATGTTATGCTTTATCCGGGCATAGTTTCACTACAAACTATTAATTAATTCATTTAAACTAAGTTATTATGTTTTATCTTAGATATATTTAATTTCTTAATGTAATTGTTTGGTTTAGTAAAGATAATCCATTAAAAAAAGAATTAATTTTTTGTTAAAATTTTATTAGATTTTCATTATCTAATCTTAATTAATCAAATTTTTTTAATTAATCTAATAATTTTAACATTCTATTTTTTATAACTTAAAGGAGTTTATAATCATTAATTGTATATTAAGTCAATATAATACTTTTGAAATGATCAAGTTAGCATTTAATACCTATTTTTTTGCTAAAAAATTATAATTTAAATGACATTTAAATTACATTAAAACTCTTGGGAAATATGAACCTAATCCTTTATATTCAGCCATAATAAAAAGAAAAAACCTAAATAGGATAATTATAATAACTCAAACTATGAGTATATGGATAAATGATTCAAAAATAGAAAGAAATATCCTCAATGCTTTAGTGAATGTAGAAGATGATACTTCACGCTTTTTAGAGGACTATGGGTCTCATGAAGTACCTTTAACAGGTAGCTTTATAATTATATTAAAGTATCAATTAGAACCATTAAAAAGAGAAATCGAAGAATGGGCTGCGAAAGAATTTAAAGGTAATGCCATAGTTAATTTAGACTATGAAGATATAGCATCTAAAGGATTAGAGAAAGATTATGGTGCAGATTTTGGATTCCATCTTATAATAAATATTGATGATCATCTTTATAGTGAACGTGGGCTCTTGGTTCAAGCCAAAAACCCTCGATTTAAATCTGATGATAGTGAACAATTATGGGAAATTAATCGTCCTCAACTTAGTGTTTTAATGTGTAGATCACCTTTTTCAGTTTATTTTTTGTATGGACTTAATAAGACTGATGTTAAAATTAGAGTAATTCCTGCATCTTATGTTAAAAATATATTGAATAAAACAGGAAAAAAATCAATTTCTCCCAAGAACATAAAGTCATTTTCCCGCAAATTCTCTAATTTCTTCTTGTATGATTTCATTGGAAATTGGTGGGGAGATACAGATGAATCGGTATTAAATATAGTTCGAGGGACAGATGATTTAGTTAAAGTTCGACATATTTTCAGAATAGAAATATCCGTTAAAAAAGAAGAAAAAGATAATAAAAATTAGATTGAATTTTAAATAAGGAAGAATAATTCGTTTAATGAGTGTAATTGAAAAAATAAGGTTTTATTGTAATAAAGGTAAATTTTATGTTATTAGATTGATGCCAATCAAAATTATCAAGTAAAAGATAAAAGAGCTATTCTTTTCATTTAACGAATGATTTAATATAATTTTTCATTGATTTTTTTTAATTCACTTAGATCTTCAGGAATCGGATTATATTCCAATGAAAAACCAACTAATTTTCCAATGAAATGTACTAATATACAGCTTAATTCTTTATTTAAATCTTTTAAATCCAAATTAGAATTTCTACAATATGCAGGACCTTCACATTCTTCTTTAGCTTCTTTATATTTGTAACATCCCCCATTATGAGTTATACAGTTTCTATTTTGATATATAACGTCCAAAATATCTTTTTTATTATCAAAATTTTCAAGAGAATAATCTAACCAATTTAATAGATCACGAATTTTGTCTTTAGCATTTCGATGGTTTATATGACCTAAACTATTTTGAATTTTATTCTTAATTTCCTCATTTTCTTCTGTAATAACATTTTTAATTATAAGTTTTGTAATTGTTTTAATTTGTGCCTTAGATAACAATTTTTCTTTATCTAAAAACCTTGAATATTCTTCCCCAATAAATTCTAAAGCAGTCCACCTTTTAAGAAGGCTAAAATCTGCTTCAGTTTCAGCTAGGGCCTCATTTTCATATCTTAATGCTAATTTAACCAAATGATTATCGTTCATTTTATTTACAATTTTTTTAGAAATTTCTTCTAAGGCATTAGAATCTATATAAACAGGTTTATAATATGGGAAATGTATATCTGGAATTATTCCTTTATTATTTTCAAATATCCATCCCTTAAGTTCAATAGAAGAATTAGTTAAAACTCCTACAGTTACAATAATGTCTTGAGCAAGACCCCTTGTTTTTTCATGAGCTTCTTTTGTATTCTCAGCTTCGATATTTTTGAAAATAAGTAATGCTACTGGGTTTTTTTCTTTATGTGACGTGTTTATTTTTTCTTTAATACGTTTCCAACATTTTTCTGAGTTAGAACTAGAACTGTTAGAAGATTCTGTTAATTTCTCTACAATTTCCAAAAAATCATTATAAGCCATTTCTTCAAAAGGAACTAATAAAGTATTTTTATCAATATAAATTGGTTTAAGAATGTGACAATGTAACAATACATAATATACATCCCATAAATTATGTTTTTTAAGCAAATGCCTATTCATTTCTTTTTTTGTCATCTTATCACTTTTTAAATATTACAAATTTATCTATATCTTATTAATAGATTAAATTATAATGAATAATTAGTTAAAAATGTTTATATATTTTATTACATCTACTAATTTACATAATTTTAAAAAGTGAGAATATGGAACTGCGCAATATTTTAAAAGAAGAATCTTCAGATTATTATAATCGCATAAAATTTATCGAAAAAGAAGCTGAAGGTATTTTACCTGATGTTAGATTAGTTTTCCCAAAATACACTAATCATGATATTGCACATACAAAGGGTATTGAACAACTACTCAATGAGATGATCCCGAATTCCATAAAGGAAAATTTAAAACCTGCGGAAATTTTCTATTTGCTTGTTGCAACTTTATTTCATGATGTTGGAATGAAATTAATTGGTGAAGAAGAAGAGAAAAAGTTTAATAGTCTAGATGAAGACGGAAGAGGAAAATTACGAGATAAAATAAGAGATCAACATCACATAAGAAGCAGCAACTATATTAAAAAAAATGCATCTGATCTAAATTTAAAAGAAGAAGAAGCAGCAGCAATAGCTGATATCTCAAGAGCACATAGAAAAATAGATATTCAAAATGAATTAAGAGAACCTATACATAATAATGATCGAATTCACTTGAAATTTCTTGGAGCATTATTAAGAGTAGCTGACGAATGCCATGTAACAGATGATAGAGTTTCAGAATTATTTTTTAAAACAATTAATTCAACCTCTTGGGAATTTGAACAACATTTCAAAAAACACAGGTTGATTAAAGGCATACTATTTAATGAAAATGAAGATAACAAAATAAGGATACATGCTACAGTAAAATCAGAAAATGATGAAGATATATTGGGCGGATTAAAGAATGATATTGAAAAAGAGCTTAATACAGTAAAAAGAATATTTGAAGAAAATAAACTTCGATTAGATTCTGTAGTTTTAGAGCTTGACAGGGACGAACTAATTAAAAAAAATATAATTTCAAAATTATTGGATGGAAAAAAAAGAAAACTTGATAAAATTATTTTAGAGATTGAAGAATCTCAATGGGAAGTAAAAAGGAATTTAGATGAACTCAAAGCCAATAGAACTATTCAAATAGATGAATCTGGTTTATACAATTTAACTGAAGATATTAGTAATTTTGAAGAGCTAATTAAACGTTTTACAGGAGATAAACGTAATTGGAAGTTTGTTAAATCAAACTATTCCCAAAAAATGGTAGAAACTAATCTTATTGCACATCTCCAATATAATTATAATATAATTTACATAGGTAATGAATTAAGAGAACGCGTAGAAATACTTAAAAACTCTCCAACTGCCATATATTTATCTCTAAAAGGTAAAAAACTACTTAATAACCCCTATTTAGATTTAAGTCTGGTTCAAGGTGATGTTATTTTAGATCAAATTTTGCTATTGGGACTTTCTTATGATATATTTAAATATCCAATTACAAATAATTTAGAAATTAAGGAAATTGTAGAATCTTTAACAAAAAATAGCGGTCAAAGAATTCCAGAATTATCAAATCTCTATGAGGAAGTACAAAAAAATTCTAAAAAAGATGATTCTGAACTTTTTAATGAGTTAATAAATGAAAAGAATGACAACGAAGAAAGAAAATATTCATTTAACATTAAATTTAATTTTCCAGAATTATCTGAAGAACCAACTTTTCTGGCAATGTTAAGTGCAGCAATGAAAACTGGAACTCGAATAGTTGTAACTGGAAGTCGGATATCAGATTTTATACTTAAAGAGGAAAATGAGCCAGTTCATATGGATAAAGTTACAGCTATAGAAATATCTCCAGGAACACCAATCCCTTACATACTAAAAGTAAAAAATACGGATTTTAAGCTCGAAAATCTTGAATTTAGATTTTGGAAAATAAATGAAATAATAAAATATTCTACAGAATCAAGGAATTTGCCATTTAAATTTGAGTTTAGTTATGATGAAAAAGATAAAACTCAAAGTGTTCATTTCGAAATTGATCCTAACACCAATGTAAAACAACTTTTAAAATGGGAAGAATTTTTAAGAGCTTTAAACCAAGAAAGGACGATTACCTTAATAAAATCTGAAAATAATCAAATATTCAATGAACTAAAAGTTCCTACACAAAAAGAAATACATGTTAGGAATGATTCATCATATGAATATCTCAAAAAATTAGTAAAAGTCCAAGAACGTACAAATCATGAAATTAAACTTTTAAAAGGTCTTAATGTGAACGATAAGGCCGATATTGATAATATTATAAAAATTATTAATGATGGGAAAGTTGAAGTTAATTCTAATGAAATAATTAAACCTTCAGCAACAGTAAAAGAAATAAAAAAAATGATTAAAGCCAAAGCTGAAAATGAACCTATATTCTTTAAATCATTGGACTTTAAGGTACTTTTACTCGAGGAAGAAATAAATCTAGGGCCTGTTACATTGCGTATGGATGACATTGAACTTATTGACGAAAATGGAACAGAATTGAATATAGAAGAATATAATGATGAAGACATTTTACCTATAAAAATTTGTACTAAAGATGAAAAAGTTACTATACTTCTTGATAAATATTCTTCAGAAAGCCCAATTTCTTAAATGATAAGCTTTAGACGTTAATCAAAATGAAATAGACGTCTTTTAATGTGTTTTAGTCTTAAACTCAAGTTTTGTCTTTACAATAGATACCTTGAAGATTAAAACTCCAAATATTATTATTAAGACAGTTATCACCAATAATAAAGGAAATAATTCTAAATTATTTTTAAATAGCATTTGGAGTATAACAGCTATCAGTAACGTTGCTAAAATTATACATATAAAAAGAAGAATTGAAACCTCTAATGAAGGTTTTTTCTCATTCATTAGCATATTATATAATTTATAAGATTTATATAGAATCAATGTTTCTAAAAGAAATAATAGACTATGCACAATGAAGTTACTATAAAGTTCATTAGAAGTAAATGATATAATACCTAAAACTAGAAAATAATAACTTGAAGCTGATAATGCATTTTTATTCTTTATGTTTCTATTTTTTACGTGATTTGCGTTGATATCTTTTCTAACAATATTATTGATTTTGAAAAGATTCAGTCCATGTTCTAAGTTATTTATAGATCTATTTTCAGTTTTTGTATCTTTGAATTCTTTATCTAAGTCTGTATATCATTAAATATTTTCTCATTAAGTAACACCCTTTTACATTTTCAATAGTATGTGTCAAGCAGTGTTGTACAATTTAAAATGAGAAAAAAATTAAATAGTAATCAAAACTTAACGACAATTATGGATATTAATGTAAATGAACCTTTAATAAAATCTACAGGCGAAAGCACTGTGGAAATGAATAAAGAAATGAGAACATATATAATATTATCCATAAACAAGTTAGTGAAAGAATCAAAAGAACAAGAACATAGCAATAAGAACCACAGTCAAAAAAATATCGAAAAAGAGGATAAAATAATATTTGAATCTCTAAAGCAACCTATGATTAAATATTTAAACAATACTGCAGAAGATCTTAAAAAGATTTAATACAACAAGCACTTAAAAATGATAACAAATTAAATAGAGAGACATCTGAATCATTAATACGATCTTTAGCTAAAAAATGGAAAGAATTGAATAATGAAGAAGATCTTAGATTACAACCAAAAAATAACTCCAAAGTATGTGATCTATGTGGTCGTCAATATATTCCCAAAAAAAATCAAAAGTATTGTGAAACATGTCAAAAACATTTTGTACCCATGTATAGAGATTTAAAAAGGAATAGAGAACCTATATATGATTATGGTGATATTAAAAACCCTCTTTTATCTTCTTTCGAACAGCAAAATGACATTTCATTCGAACTTTTTTTTATCAATCAAGCATTGACATTAGATTACAATGCTATAATTCATTATAGGGCAACGAAAGCCGCTGCCTATTTTGAGGCTTTGAGAAAAGGTGTAGTCAAAGATTGCCTTAATGGATTAACAAGCGAAATTGTTCAAAAAATATCTTTAAATTATTTAAGAATAATTAATGATGCTATTATAATGGTTGACCTTAGGTTAAGCAAATCAATTTTTGCGGATTTTATAGGGCCTATCTATCATAAATCTTGCATCATCTGTGGTGAACCTTTAATCACATTAAAACCATTAACTGAAAAATCCAGAGGTCTATTTAAAGAGTGTTTAGATGATTGGGCAGTAAAACAGGTTTTACCAGAAGAAGAATTAAATAAGATTAAAAAAGCTTTAGTAATTAACAAAAAACCACAAACAAAGTATCATCCTCAATGTAAAAAATATAAAAATACCGATTATCAAAGAGAATATAAAAGAAAAAGAAGGAAAAAAGAAAGAGAATTAAGGCAAGAATCTAAGAATAAGGCTTACAAAGAACATGGTAGCTTAATGAATCAATATAATACTGGTAAAGGAACTATTCCGGTCAGTGCTGAAAGAAAAGAAACCAATGAAGCTGAAAGAGATGACATTAATCGTATATTCAAAGAATTAGGCTTAAGACCTACATTTAAAAAATGAATCACTGCTAAGTATGAGTTTTATAAATAATTAGTAATCTTTATAAGCTGGTGTTACACCTGAATCATGGCTTTCATTGGATTTCCAGAGTTATTACCTATTTTTCAATGGATTAATCATTTATATAATGTTTTACATTTTTAATCAATTATATCAACTATCGTAATTAAATCAGATATCAATGAATTAAGTTAAAATATCACAAGCAAATTTATGATCTTCTATGAAATCTAACAGGTCATCTTTATTATCAAATCTATGTGAATTTTGAATCATCCACCAAATTAAAGTTAAAAGAATATTCTTTAAAGTCACAATATCCTTTTCAGTAGGAATGTTATTCATACTTCCATGAACAATGGAACTTCTTTTTTTGTATAAATCTTTAATTTTACTTTTAAGCTTTTTTCTATTATCAATACCTATCTCATTGATTATTGAAGCACCTTCAGCAATATAATTAGATATAGGTTCTCCAGATCCTGCTTTTGGAGTTAAAAATATTTCTAAAGACACCATCAAACTTAAATATTGATTCTCAA
The Methanobacterium bryantii genome window above contains:
- the priS gene encoding DNA primase catalytic subunit PriS — translated: MEFFKQATPEERKIYYREEWDVNQVPNFILGQLENREFGFDHFGRGPNDRYKTFNSPEYLKRFMRSKTPFAAYCSVAFYEKPRKREGWMHAELVFDVDAKDIPIRTCNCDNVCEICLNEAKEIVGNIIDTLKSDLGLKNIHLSYSGRGYHIRVLDESVMEMDSDVRSQVLKYVVGADVPNDKYENRGQIYTLRPYSIPFGYPKVFTDRIKYSILHLTKDSKIEGISKNLLNKTLENRKFIEENQWGDFLNKLDPNHPKTGARNYNKLINSIASLNMSLVDGKVSIDLKRILRLPSSLHSKVSMRCTEVKNIDTFDPFKDAVPKFVWERKD
- the cca gene encoding CCA tRNA nucleotidyltransferase, giving the protein MENIDFNNILKVIKPTQEENEKVKLLSDKLIDIINKIARENNINAEATLVGSVAKGTWLSGKADVDIFMKFPLSTSEDDLKKYGLKLGDKCIKEMHGDHELRYASHPYITGFIEGFEIDFVPCYIIKNAEELKSAVDRTILHTEYVLANLGEKQKGEVLLLKKFMGSIHTYGAEFKVGGFSGYLCELLIIHYGSFLNVLNAASSEWRPNYKIDIEDYGTGELFSEPLVVIDPTDKNRNVAAALKLQKMSEFIVASRNFLSNPKEEYFFDKEIDLSKSEIKTEFESRETKTFLIRFKPPEIPADALYPQIKKTENSLNGVLEREDFKVFNADSWTDESQNVIILIEMEIWKLPRIKKHLGPFVWSKGHQVKFMEKYGNKAYVEENRWVAEVERKYKEVKPFLDNILVENKIGFLKFGKHIKAEILKKYELVDILEFMGSDKCSEDMLLFFYEYLNKNVYLWR
- the thpR gene encoding RNA 2',3'-cyclic phosphodiesterase: MRAFLAAEIDEELKDKIAEVQKQLKEADAPVKFVEPHNLHFTFKFFGEIDDEKSEEIVSAVEAKVQSYSPFEISINGVGLFPNPRYIRVVWLGVEDAGPFSRLQMAMDEDFQKMGFKKERSYVPHLTMGRVRGAKNKDALLSKIDELKDIEIGKMKIEKLLLKESVLKRDGPVYTTVNEFVL
- a CDS encoding phosphoenolpyruvate carboxykinase (ATP), whose translation is MSDYEVELITPEAKDRLADELASEIRFERKANIHGACVKLLTDNESFKDEWEDNFRFMNEDVRPHAKIFSIEDGGDLQVMYDPTAKVAIVRNCDYYGWIKSIALAVISDFFEDYHSIHRRYSVHGSAVDYMGHAIAIIGPPGTGKTTLTYGLLQNENCNYISDDWFFTRLFSNAAVIYSSEKNSYIRDDLADVWKTFAEEVKRVKLDVKCRGIADVSTLFDGRIRETSTLKTMVLLERDEKNQPFRQLNPDEALDYMINQDFCNPHQMIRDARKFNLRVNFFKELFTQNDVYMLNTVETPQESLDRIVALAER
- a CDS encoding 3-dehydroquinate synthase II, which produces MKFAWIMAEYPSWDEKKGIITTALESGINHVVDFDDVESIKKLGNIKIVSDNKEADIVLVGRKGEGDGTIPLPDSLSESKDLAAIGELKSKGKTVAAYIEITSKRLEELASEAGRTADYVILVGKDWKIIPLENIIADLQRENVKIIAAVPDYEEARLALETLEHGTDGVLLYTSDISQIKKVASLIERIESEHYNLVPATVTLVKPVGSGDRVCVDTSSMMSIGEGMLIGSYSRGLFLVHSESMESEYVASRPFRVNAGPVHAYVMTPNNRTRYLSEIETGDEVLTVDKEGNTKTAVVGRVKIEKRPLMLIEAEYEDVKIRTLLQNAETIRLVNEEGEPVSVADIKSGDKVMVYLDKGARHFGMSIEETIIEK
- a CDS encoding 2-amino-3,7-dideoxy-D-threo-hept-6-ulosonate synthase produces the protein MIGKKIRIERIINRKTGRTVIVPMDHGVSIGPVAGIGNMCETIDEVASGGANAVLMHKGMVGTGHRGYGRDIGLIIHLSASTSLSPDPDHKVLVTTVEKALKIGADAVSVHVNVGSDMEPEMLETLGITSEICDEWGMPLIAMMYPRGEKIDSEHDVDVVKLAARAGAELGADIIKTNYTGNPDTFREVVGGCPVPVVIAGGPKVETNEQLLQMVKDSVNVGGAGVAIGRNVFQAESPRKTTRAIAEIVHNNMEVEEALKIIEGK